The following coding sequences are from one Nicotiana tomentosiformis chromosome 3, ASM39032v3, whole genome shotgun sequence window:
- the LOC138908015 gene encoding uncharacterized protein gives MNGAVEAANKNIKKILRKMINNHKHWHEKLPFPLLGYRTTIRFSTGETQYLLVYGTEAVIPAEVEIPSLRIIQEAELSDAEWIRSRYDQLTLIDGKRMNAVCHDKIYQNRMAKAFNKRVKPRQFTPGQLILKRIFRIKMRRRVSFHQIGKALIWFIES, from the coding sequence ATGAATGGAGCTGTAGAGgctgccaacaagaacatcaagaagatactacGCAAAATGATAAATAACCACAAGCATTGGCATGAGAAGCTACCTTTTCCATTGCTGGGATATCGCACCACTATCCGCTTTTCCACTGGGGAAACACAATACCTTTTAGTATATGGTACTGAAGCTGTGATACCCGCTGAAGTAGAAATACCATCTttgagaattatacaagaagctgagtTGAGTGATGCTGAATGGATACGGAGCAGATACGACCAATTAACACTTATTGAcggaaaaagaatgaatgcagtatgtCATGATAAAATCTATCAGAATAGGATGGCTAAAGCTTTCAACAAAAGAGTGAAGCCTAGGCAATTCACACCAGGGCAATTGATTTTGAAAAGGATTTTCCGCATTAAGATGAGGCGAAGGGTAAGTTTTCACCAAATTGGCAAGGCCCTTATATGGTTCATCGAGTCTTGA